A single region of the Prevotella sp. HUN102 genome encodes:
- a CDS encoding TonB-dependent receptor: MLNELLLLSLAMSGTPDIPNDSSTFRSVSMDEVVVNDFKQNQKNLTPVSVSRADVRMLQTQQILSPKELTAVMPNFYMPDYGSRANTPVFVRGIGTKVKGSSVGYYVDGVPHFESSAFDIDLSDVAAVDVFRGPQGTLYGRNAIGGIVNVYTHNPLEYQNTRVKLGYGRFNDFTAQASNYTKLSDSFGFSVAGSYHHNDGMFNNAHLGEKVDDIDEGEGRLGLYWKPSQQWMLRLNTTLAYSDQGGYPYAPYDVENDKVEEISYNRYSLFRRLISTTGFNARYENEKISFNSQTSYQYIKTHMGIDQDFTIADKYFVDNDYHQNMLSQEFTLKSNSDSRYQWIVGAFGMLFGSNQFIQNTMHSAGMATPTDYSIPTESFALYHQSSYNIWRGLSATVGLRFDYDHAKTNYNRESLNLKTGEWKHLADHESKANFRQFTPKFTLQYLTTENNLYYASITRGYKPGGFNNSFKEDHERSYEPEYSWNYEVGARVNFLDGRLFTELDLFYIDWRHMQTTYTIPGVGNVMTNAGHTDSKGLELSLGYRPVKGMQLNLSYGYTHARYLDYHKSQKEDYSGHRLPMVPNHTLALNGSYTILPTGWLDKVVFSAGMTGIGRIYWVDDNVVSQNFYALLNAKVSLTKGIFTWEVWGKNLTNTDYIAYGFKSGATNYAQKGKPLTFGTSVAVNF, from the coding sequence ATGTTGAACGAATTGCTATTGCTGTCACTTGCGATGAGTGGCACACCAGACATTCCCAATGATTCCAGTACGTTTAGAAGTGTGTCTATGGATGAGGTCGTGGTAAACGACTTCAAGCAGAACCAAAAGAATCTTACACCTGTCTCTGTTTCGAGAGCAGATGTAAGAATGTTGCAGACCCAACAGATTCTGAGTCCGAAGGAATTGACGGCCGTTATGCCTAATTTCTATATGCCGGACTATGGCTCTCGTGCCAATACGCCGGTCTTTGTGCGTGGTATCGGCACGAAGGTGAAGGGTTCTTCGGTGGGTTATTATGTGGACGGCGTGCCTCATTTCGAGTCATCGGCATTCGACATCGACCTCAGCGACGTCGCCGCCGTGGATGTTTTCCGAGGTCCGCAAGGCACGCTCTATGGGCGAAATGCCATTGGTGGCATCGTGAATGTTTACACCCATAATCCTTTGGAGTATCAGAATACACGTGTAAAGCTCGGTTACGGAAGGTTCAACGACTTTACTGCACAGGCATCCAACTATACGAAGCTCAGCGACAGCTTCGGTTTCTCGGTGGCAGGCTCTTATCATCACAACGACGGTATGTTCAATAATGCCCATCTTGGCGAAAAAGTGGACGACATCGACGAAGGCGAGGGACGCCTGGGACTCTACTGGAAACCCTCGCAGCAATGGATGCTGCGCCTGAACACCACTCTGGCTTACAGCGATCAGGGAGGTTATCCCTATGCGCCGTATGATGTGGAGAACGACAAGGTGGAGGAAATCAGCTATAACCGTTACAGTCTTTTCCGCAGACTGATTTCCACCACCGGATTCAATGCCCGATATGAGAACGAGAAGATAAGTTTCAACAGCCAGACATCCTATCAGTACATCAAGACGCATATGGGAATCGATCAGGATTTCACCATTGCCGACAAGTATTTCGTGGACAACGACTATCATCAGAATATGCTTTCGCAGGAATTTACGCTGAAGTCGAACAGCGACAGCCGTTATCAGTGGATTGTGGGAGCCTTCGGAATGTTGTTCGGCTCGAATCAATTCATTCAGAACACTATGCACTCGGCCGGAATGGCTACGCCGACCGATTACAGCATTCCCACGGAATCGTTCGCACTCTACCATCAGAGTTCCTATAATATATGGAGAGGACTTTCTGCCACCGTTGGTCTGCGCTTCGACTATGATCACGCAAAGACCAATTACAACAGAGAAAGCCTGAACCTGAAGACGGGGGAATGGAAACATCTTGCCGACCACGAGAGCAAGGCAAACTTCCGTCAGTTCACTCCGAAGTTCACGCTCCAGTATCTGACCACGGAAAACAATCTCTACTATGCGAGCATCACGCGCGGTTATAAGCCGGGTGGATTCAACAACAGCTTCAAGGAAGACCACGAACGCTCCTATGAGCCTGAATACAGTTGGAACTATGAGGTGGGAGCACGTGTGAACTTCCTCGACGGAAGGCTCTTTACAGAACTGGATCTGTTCTATATAGACTGGCGGCACATGCAGACTACCTACACGATACCCGGTGTTGGAAACGTGATGACGAATGCAGGCCATACGGACAGCAAAGGTTTGGAACTCTCGCTCGGCTATCGTCCTGTCAAGGGTATGCAGCTCAACCTCAGCTATGGCTATACCCACGCCCGCTATCTCGACTACCACAAGAGCCAGAAGGAAGATTATTCAGGACATAGGCTTCCGATGGTGCCGAACCACACGCTGGCTCTGAACGGCAGCTACACCATCTTGCCGACAGGATGGCTCGATAAGGTTGTGTTCAGCGCAGGTATGACCGGCATCGGCAGAATTTACTGGGTCGACGACAACGTGGTAAGCCAGAACTTCTATGCGCTTCTCAATGCGAAGGTAAGCCTCACGAAGGGCATCTTCACGTGGGAAGTATGGGGAAAGAACCTTACCAACACAGATTACATCGCTTACGGATTCAAGTCGGGCGCAACAAACTATGCGCAGAAGGGCAAACCTCTTACATTCGGAACTTCCGTTGCAGTGAACTTTTAA
- a CDS encoding MFS transporter, with amino-acid sequence MNINLQGRDWLWLPSVYFTRGLPYVIVFLVSLVFFNRMGLSNGEITLRTSWFFIPFILRPILGRVVSGFATKRTWLLAMEALMALCMYAVSVSIASEYWELLTNFFLFLTASTAVVHDVAVARFCKLAISRKRPMFSGIHSIFLMMSVIAGMGIPLVLAGNLEVLNRVVTTSWNSTFKLLSLTFVLLFVYHLMVVPRPNDKSSIPVRSGLTRRWWLETKTTFMSLPNYVALFCFLLLFLIPEGMFFRIAPLFLIDPGSNGGLSLSPQELGLVQGSVGAFAAIFGCAFGATCIRKWGLKRCIWPMVCAITLPKMLYIYLSYNFVSTLSIINICVGIEQFGFGFGITAYILFLIYSSQGKYSTFKFSMASAVAAFSLMMSGWFTGSLQEYLGYRKFFVIVAIANVLPFIVTAFLEISKQLETAATEKDPM; translated from the coding sequence ATGAACATTAATTTGCAAGGAAGAGACTGGCTTTGGCTGCCTTCGGTGTATTTCACACGAGGGCTGCCCTACGTTATCGTGTTCCTTGTCTCGTTGGTATTCTTCAACCGTATGGGATTGTCGAACGGCGAGATTACGCTGCGCACATCTTGGTTTTTCATTCCGTTTATTCTGCGTCCTATCTTGGGACGTGTGGTTTCCGGATTCGCCACGAAGCGCACTTGGCTGTTGGCAATGGAGGCTCTGATGGCACTCTGTATGTATGCCGTTTCTGTGAGCATTGCCTCTGAATATTGGGAACTGCTCACAAATTTCTTCCTTTTCCTCACAGCATCTACTGCCGTTGTACACGACGTTGCCGTGGCACGCTTCTGCAAATTGGCAATATCGAGAAAGCGACCGATGTTCTCCGGCATTCATTCCATTTTTCTGATGATGTCGGTAATTGCCGGAATGGGAATCCCTTTGGTGTTGGCGGGCAATCTGGAAGTGCTGAACCGAGTGGTAACAACGTCGTGGAACTCTACGTTCAAGCTGCTTTCGCTCACTTTTGTGCTCCTTTTCGTCTATCATCTGATGGTGGTTCCGCGTCCGAACGACAAGTCTTCGATTCCTGTCAGAAGTGGATTGACGCGCCGTTGGTGGCTCGAGACAAAGACCACGTTTATGAGTTTGCCCAATTATGTGGCGTTGTTCTGTTTCCTTTTGCTCTTCCTCATTCCCGAAGGAATGTTCTTCCGCATTGCGCCGTTGTTTCTGATAGACCCCGGAAGCAACGGAGGCCTGAGCCTTTCGCCGCAGGAATTGGGGCTGGTTCAGGGTTCAGTAGGTGCTTTCGCCGCCATTTTCGGCTGTGCGTTTGGCGCAACGTGCATTCGCAAATGGGGACTGAAACGTTGTATCTGGCCGATGGTCTGCGCCATCACGCTGCCGAAAATGCTTTATATCTACCTCAGCTATAATTTCGTTTCCACGCTTTCCATTATTAATATATGTGTGGGAATTGAGCAGTTCGGCTTCGGTTTCGGCATCACTGCCTATATTCTTTTCCTTATTTATTCCTCACAGGGAAAATACTCCACTTTCAAGTTCTCGATGGCAAGTGCCGTTGCGGCCTTCTCGTTGATGATGTCGGGATGGTTTACAGGCAGTTTGCAGGAATATCTGGGCTATCGCAAGTTTTTCGTCATTGTTGCGATAGCCAATGTTCTTCCTTTTATTGTAACGGCTTTCCTTGAAATTTCCAAGCAACTGGAAACTGCTGCAACGGAAAAAGACCCGATGTAG
- a CDS encoding DUF4922 domain-containing protein, whose product MVQTKALGSLKAQFNPARMVSTGAKIDKASIAKRPCFLCGKNRPKAQMTKRFNDNFDILVNPFPILSVHFTIPAREHQLQLIAEHYGELHQLVDAYPELMFFYNGPKCGASAPDHLHFQAGTSGLLPLQESWPQLSRNLEQLFALNASENISLVKDFAYPAIVIRSRSEASDARMFRMVYDSLPLQPDDAEPMMNIVAWHEGNDNLSVIFPRRKHRPACYSAEGKEQYLISPGALDMGGLLILPRQEDYERITPERLAAIMEEIVLGAEQMKEVITKIKAYANVDGESLKFDKQPMVTVGIVSGERLRFSLNDGYSAKGEECLGNQVVEISEGSILWNGERYHELAFVPKHKNASFTLEDVTIGVNFHWERQQAQTFQGVLRLVVEADKICAINELPVETYLTSVISSEMNATSSLELLKAHAVISRSWLLAQMEKRRKAEDGGDNFFSFVKKEDELIRWYDREDHTIFDVCADDHCQRYQGITNAANKHVVEAIRQTAGEILMSEGEICDARYSKCCGGATEEFQYCWENIRKPYLVLLPDTMPDNRPLPDLTDETNAREWILSSPESFCNTKDAKVLRQVLNDYDQETQDFYRWTQDYSQKEISALIEEKTGMKFGQIIDLIPLERGRSGRICRLKIVGTERTFIIGKELEIRRALSKSHLYSSAFVVEKRELADGIPQKFHFVGAGWGHGVGLCQIGAAMMGDKGFAYDEILLHYYKGAEIKKIYE is encoded by the coding sequence TTGGTGCAGACAAAGGCATTGGGCAGTCTGAAAGCTCAGTTCAATCCGGCACGGATGGTAAGCACGGGAGCGAAGATTGACAAAGCTTCGATAGCCAAGCGTCCGTGTTTCCTGTGTGGAAAGAATCGTCCGAAAGCGCAGATGACGAAACGGTTCAATGATAATTTCGATATTCTCGTGAATCCTTTTCCCATCTTGTCCGTTCATTTCACCATTCCGGCACGTGAGCATCAGTTGCAGTTGATAGCCGAACATTACGGCGAACTGCACCAGTTGGTGGACGCTTATCCGGAACTGATGTTTTTCTACAACGGACCTAAGTGTGGAGCGAGTGCTCCGGACCACTTGCATTTTCAGGCCGGTACGAGTGGTTTGCTGCCTTTACAGGAGTCTTGGCCGCAGTTGAGTAGGAATCTTGAACAGTTGTTCGCATTGAATGCCTCTGAAAATATCTCGTTGGTCAAGGATTTTGCTTATCCTGCCATCGTTATCAGGAGCCGTTCGGAAGCAAGCGACGCACGGATGTTCAGAATGGTGTACGATTCGCTGCCTCTGCAGCCCGACGATGCAGAGCCTATGATGAACATTGTGGCGTGGCACGAGGGCAATGACAATCTTTCCGTGATTTTCCCACGCAGGAAACATCGCCCGGCCTGCTACTCGGCAGAGGGCAAAGAGCAGTATCTTATCAGTCCCGGAGCCTTGGATATGGGTGGCCTGCTTATCTTGCCACGACAGGAAGACTACGAACGGATTACGCCCGAACGCCTTGCTGCGATAATGGAAGAGATAGTGCTCGGTGCTGAACAGATGAAAGAAGTGATAACGAAGATTAAGGCATACGCCAATGTGGACGGCGAATCGTTGAAATTTGACAAGCAACCGATGGTAACGGTGGGAATAGTCAGCGGTGAGAGGTTGCGCTTCAGTCTGAATGATGGCTATTCGGCGAAAGGGGAGGAATGTTTGGGCAATCAGGTTGTGGAAATATCCGAAGGAAGCATTCTCTGGAATGGCGAACGATACCACGAACTGGCTTTCGTGCCCAAGCATAAGAACGCATCGTTCACGTTGGAGGATGTAACGATAGGTGTGAATTTCCATTGGGAACGGCAGCAGGCACAGACCTTTCAGGGCGTTTTGCGCTTAGTTGTAGAGGCCGATAAGATATGCGCCATCAACGAATTGCCTGTGGAAACCTATTTGACGAGCGTCATATCGAGCGAAATGAATGCAACCTCGTCTCTGGAACTACTGAAGGCGCACGCCGTTATCTCACGCAGTTGGCTGTTAGCGCAGATGGAAAAGCGCAGAAAAGCCGAAGACGGAGGCGACAATTTCTTCTCGTTTGTGAAGAAAGAAGACGAACTCATACGCTGGTACGACCGTGAAGACCATACCATCTTCGATGTTTGTGCCGACGACCACTGCCAACGCTATCAGGGAATTACGAATGCTGCCAACAAGCACGTGGTGGAAGCCATCCGGCAGACGGCCGGCGAGATACTGATGTCCGAAGGAGAGATTTGCGATGCGCGTTACAGTAAGTGCTGTGGTGGTGCAACGGAGGAGTTTCAGTATTGTTGGGAGAACATCAGGAAGCCGTATCTCGTGCTGCTTCCCGATACGATGCCTGATAATCGTCCCTTGCCCGACCTTACGGATGAGACGAATGCACGCGAATGGATATTGTCTTCGCCCGAATCCTTCTGCAATACGAAGGATGCAAAGGTGTTGCGTCAGGTGCTGAACGACTATGATCAGGAGACACAGGACTTCTATCGCTGGACGCAAGACTATTCTCAGAAGGAGATTTCTGCGTTGATAGAAGAGAAAACGGGAATGAAATTCGGGCAGATTATAGACCTTATACCACTCGAACGAGGCAGAAGTGGGCGCATCTGCCGCCTGAAAATCGTCGGAACAGAGCGCACTTTCATCATCGGTAAAGAGTTAGAGATACGCAGAGCATTGAGCAAGAGCCACCTTTACAGCTCGGCTTTCGTGGTAGAAAAGCGTGAATTGGCAGACGGAATCCCACAGAAGTTCCACTTTGTTGGGGCTGGATGGGGGCACGGCGTAGGGCTTTGTCAAATCGGTGCAGCGATGATGGGCGACAAGGGATTCGCTTACGACGAGATTCTGCTCCATTATTATAAAGGTGCAGAGATAAAGAAGATATACGAATAA
- a CDS encoding glycosyltransferase: MDIRRKIDCFLPCEDMQKAVQMAEQFQVRGVVNHIYLLVSGEMSADATLPDGVSTLVVDNILSKQAMLTMAEKTTADYALFYMKTSPITLGYQAVERFVQVASATDATMVYADHYSVEDGKTVKHPVIDYQLGSIRDDFDFGSLVLIGAGALKAYAKLHGETDYKFAGWYDLRLCLSRMGTLFHLNEFLYTEEENDLRASGEKQFDYVNPRNREVQIEMEKAATAHLGEVGALIDTGRYEQPDFEEENFDVEASVVIPVFNREKTIRDAVESALKQETDFSFNVIVVDNHSSDRTTEILSELAAEDERLIHLVPNRNDLGIGGCWNYAVNDEHCGRFAVQLDSDDLYSSEHTLQKIVDAFHEQNAAMIIGSYRMCDFDLNTLPPGLINHAEWTEENGCNNALRINGLGAPRAFYTPLAREVKFPNTSYGEDYAMGLAFSRNFRIGRIYEELYLCRRWGGNSDAALSIDKVNANNLYKDRLRTIELKARQLQNKRGDEEGAGKLNPFFTAN, from the coding sequence ATGGATATAAGAAGAAAAATAGACTGTTTCCTTCCTTGCGAAGATATGCAGAAGGCTGTTCAGATGGCTGAACAGTTCCAAGTCAGAGGTGTGGTGAATCACATTTATCTGCTCGTTTCGGGCGAAATGAGTGCAGATGCGACATTGCCAGACGGAGTAAGCACGCTCGTGGTAGATAATATCCTGTCGAAACAGGCAATGCTGACGATGGCGGAAAAGACAACTGCCGACTATGCTCTGTTCTATATGAAGACTTCTCCGATAACTTTGGGCTATCAGGCTGTTGAACGCTTTGTGCAGGTGGCTTCGGCCACGGATGCAACGATGGTCTATGCCGACCATTATTCCGTGGAAGACGGCAAGACTGTGAAGCATCCGGTTATCGACTATCAGTTGGGCAGCATCCGCGACGACTTCGATTTCGGTTCGTTGGTGCTCATCGGTGCAGGTGCTTTGAAGGCGTATGCAAAACTTCACGGCGAAACCGATTATAAGTTTGCAGGCTGGTACGACCTCCGTTTGTGCCTTAGCAGAATGGGGACTCTGTTCCATCTGAACGAATTTCTCTATACGGAGGAGGAAAACGACCTGCGTGCAAGTGGCGAGAAGCAGTTCGACTATGTGAATCCACGCAACCGTGAGGTGCAGATTGAAATGGAAAAGGCTGCAACTGCGCACCTCGGGGAAGTTGGTGCGTTGATAGATACGGGCAGATATGAGCAGCCCGATTTTGAAGAAGAGAATTTCGACGTTGAGGCTTCGGTTGTAATTCCGGTTTTCAATCGTGAAAAGACGATACGTGATGCCGTGGAGTCAGCCTTGAAACAAGAAACAGATTTCAGCTTTAATGTGATAGTGGTAGACAATCATTCGTCCGACAGGACCACGGAGATACTCTCCGAATTGGCGGCAGAGGACGAACGGCTGATACATCTTGTGCCGAACAGAAACGATTTGGGCATCGGTGGGTGTTGGAACTATGCCGTAAACGACGAACATTGTGGCCGTTTTGCCGTGCAGTTGGACAGCGACGACCTCTATTCTTCCGAACATACGTTGCAGAAGATTGTGGATGCGTTCCACGAACAGAATGCGGCAATGATTATCGGCTCGTACCGTATGTGCGATTTCGACCTGAACACATTGCCTCCCGGACTTATCAACCACGCCGAGTGGACCGAGGAAAACGGTTGTAACAATGCTTTACGCATCAACGGATTGGGTGCGCCACGTGCCTTCTATACGCCGTTGGCGCGCGAAGTGAAATTCCCCAATACGAGCTATGGCGAAGACTATGCTATGGGATTGGCTTTCAGTCGTAATTTCCGTATCGGCCGCATCTACGAAGAGCTGTATCTGTGCCGTCGTTGGGGTGGCAACAGCGACGCTGCACTGAGTATTGACAAAGTGAATGCCAACAACCTGTACAAGGACAGGCTTCGCACGATAGAACTCAAAGCAAGACAGTTGCAGAACAAACGTGGCGACGAGGAGGGCGCAGGCAAGTTAAACCCTTTTTTTACCGCCAACTGA
- a CDS encoding nucleotidyltransferase domain-containing protein: protein MRRQITDNEVFKSILEVARQIKPKDGKIILFGSQARGEATSESDWDILILLNKKQIKSIDRDKYSFPFWELGWQLDAMIHPLIYTMDEWNKRAHSAFLHNVETDGIELC from the coding sequence ATGAGAAGGCAAATCACAGACAATGAAGTGTTTAAGTCTATCTTGGAAGTGGCAAGACAGATTAAACCTAAAGACGGAAAGATAATTCTTTTCGGCTCACAGGCACGTGGCGAAGCAACTTCCGAGTCTGATTGGGACATTCTCATATTATTGAACAAGAAGCAGATTAAATCCATTGACCGCGATAAATACAGTTTTCCTTTCTGGGAATTGGGATGGCAGCTCGATGCAATGATTCATCCACTTATATATACGATGGACGAATGGAACAAACGTGCCCATTCTGCATTCTTGCATAATGTAGAAACAGACGGAATAGAACTATGCTGA
- a CDS encoding DUF695 domain-containing protein: protein MENKNELKKQTIEIPEDWGMYMQSLDDKPALTRTNLALYPLAPIAEYKYRLQLAVYYQNETETGLPIQEENPSLWKIEDRFIEILKESDAIDAGLMKWNNRVNFFFYVKDAAGMEDLFVNGLKKDFPDYEYKLWVDLDEEWECYLETLYPDKYSMQEIQNNKVLQALQNDNDNLAEERTIEHFTFFKNEQSADDFIAKTEKEGFKVFSREVREDDEYPYLVGVSRVLMLPMTYTG, encoded by the coding sequence ATGGAAAACAAGAATGAATTGAAAAAGCAAACCATTGAGATACCTGAAGATTGGGGAATGTATATGCAGAGCTTAGACGACAAGCCGGCATTGACCCGCACAAACCTTGCCCTGTATCCACTTGCTCCTATCGCAGAGTATAAATACCGTCTGCAGTTGGCTGTATATTATCAGAATGAAACTGAAACCGGGCTGCCCATTCAGGAAGAAAATCCTTCACTTTGGAAAATTGAAGACAGGTTTATAGAAATTCTAAAGGAAAGCGATGCCATTGACGCTGGATTAATGAAGTGGAACAACCGCGTGAATTTCTTCTTCTATGTAAAGGACGCTGCCGGGATGGAAGACCTTTTTGTAAATGGGCTGAAGAAAGATTTTCCTGATTATGAATATAAACTTTGGGTAGATTTGGACGAAGAATGGGAATGCTATCTTGAAACTTTATACCCAGACAAGTATTCAATGCAGGAAATTCAGAACAACAAGGTGCTCCAAGCATTGCAAAATGACAATGATAATTTGGCAGAAGAACGTACCATTGAGCATTTTACTTTCTTCAAAAACGAGCAATCCGCCGATGACTTCATTGCCAAAACAGAGAAAGAAGGCTTTAAGGTGTTCTCGCGTGAGGTAAGAGAGGACGACGAGTACCCATATCTGGTAGGTGTATCGCGTGTGTTGATGCTCCCGATGACATACACGGGATAA
- a CDS encoding dipeptidase, producing the protein MIKKYVEENEARMLEELFSLIRIPSVSAQPDHKEDMVRCAERWKELLLEAGVDKAEVMPSKGNPMVYAERMVDPNAKTVLVYGHYDVMPAEPFELWKTEPFEPVVKDGHIWARGADDDKGQSFIQAKAFEYLNKHDLLKHNMKFIFEGEEEIGSGSLGPFIEEHKDLLKCDVILVSDTTLIAADVPSITTGLRGLAYWQIEVTGPDHDLHSGTFGGAVANPANILCKLIGDVTGPDGKIRFPGFYDDVEEASREERDLVASIPFNMDEYKKSLGIKNVFGEEGYSTIERTGYRPSFDVCGLWGGYTGEGAKTVLPSKAYAKISSRLVPHQDYKKISQLVVDYFNSVAPDTVEVKVQPLHGGYGYVCPIDFPAYKAAERGFETVFGKRPLPVRIGGSIPIISTFEKLLGVKSVLMGFGLESNAIHSPNENMPVDLWKKGIETAVHFHLEYDKEA; encoded by the coding sequence ATGATAAAGAAATATGTAGAAGAAAACGAGGCGAGAATGCTCGAAGAGCTTTTCAGCCTGATACGCATTCCAAGCGTAAGTGCGCAACCCGACCACAAGGAAGATATGGTGAGATGCGCCGAAAGATGGAAGGAGCTGCTTCTGGAAGCAGGTGTGGACAAGGCAGAGGTAATGCCGTCGAAGGGCAATCCTATGGTATATGCCGAAAGAATGGTGGACCCGAATGCAAAGACCGTTCTGGTTTACGGCCACTACGACGTGATGCCTGCCGAACCGTTCGAGCTGTGGAAGACAGAGCCGTTCGAGCCGGTGGTGAAGGACGGACACATCTGGGCACGTGGTGCTGACGACGACAAGGGTCAGTCGTTCATTCAGGCCAAGGCTTTTGAATATCTCAACAAGCACGATCTGCTCAAGCACAATATGAAGTTCATCTTCGAGGGCGAGGAGGAAATCGGCTCGGGCAGCCTCGGTCCGTTCATCGAGGAGCACAAGGACTTGCTGAAATGCGACGTGATTCTCGTTTCCGATACCACGCTCATAGCTGCCGACGTGCCTTCCATCACGACCGGTCTGCGCGGTCTGGCATACTGGCAGATTGAGGTAACGGGTCCTGACCACGACCTCCACTCGGGTACTTTCGGCGGCGCAGTTGCCAATCCCGCCAACATTCTCTGCAAGCTCATCGGCGATGTGACCGGTCCTGACGGCAAGATTCGTTTCCCGGGCTTCTACGACGATGTGGAAGAGGCATCAAGGGAAGAGCGCGACCTCGTGGCTTCTATTCCTTTCAATATGGACGAGTACAAGAAGTCGCTCGGCATCAAGAACGTGTTCGGCGAAGAGGGATACAGCACAATCGAGCGCACAGGCTACCGTCCGTCGTTCGATGTATGCGGACTTTGGGGCGGCTACACCGGCGAAGGTGCGAAGACCGTGCTTCCGTCAAAGGCATACGCGAAGATTTCCTCACGTCTCGTGCCGCATCAGGACTACAAGAAGATAAGCCAGCTCGTTGTGGACTACTTCAACAGCGTGGCTCCTGACACGGTGGAAGTTAAGGTGCAGCCGCTCCACGGTGGCTACGGCTACGTTTGTCCTATCGACTTCCCCGCCTACAAGGCTGCCGAGCGCGGCTTTGAGACTGTCTTCGGCAAGCGTCCGTTGCCGGTTCGCATCGGTGGAAGTATTCCAATCATCTCCACCTTCGAGAAGCTGCTCGGTGTGAAGAGCGTGCTGATGGGATTTGGTCTGGAATCGAACGCCATCCACTCTCCGAATGAGAATATGCCGGTAGACCTGTGGAAGAAGGGCATCGAGACAGCCGTACACTTCCATCTGGAGTACGACAAGGAAGCATAA
- a CDS encoding site-specific integrase, which yields MRSTFKVLFYLKKNAPKKDGSVPVMCRITIDGTIAQFSCKCDILPNLWDVKSNRASGKSAVALETNRFLDKIRVGINAKYKEIAERDNYVTAEKVKNAFWGLEMRHETLLTVYAQHNEDFAKQVDAGLRSQSTYDKYCTVYKHLEEFIRTRYRLSDIALRELTPAFITDFEIFLRTEKQCCNNTVWIYMMPLRRMITIAQNHGWIVRDPFVDYSISAESTERDYLTKDEIRQMMDLKFRRKSMELVRDLYVFCCFTGLSFTDMKNLTKDNVQTSFDGKLWIMTKRQKTGVESNIMLMDIPMRIIEKYDGMAKENYLLPVPQYITARKNLKTIIGLCGIEKNITWHTSRHTMATEICLTNGVPIETLSKMLGHTNIRTTQIYAKITHEKESQDMNTLSDKLSKIEQFSDIII from the coding sequence ATGCGAAGTACGTTTAAGGTTCTGTTCTACCTCAAAAAGAACGCCCCTAAGAAAGACGGTTCCGTTCCCGTGATGTGTCGCATCACCATCGACGGAACCATTGCACAGTTCAGCTGCAAATGCGACATCCTCCCCAATCTATGGGATGTCAAGAGTAACCGGGCTTCGGGAAAGAGTGCCGTGGCATTGGAGACCAACCGCTTCTTGGATAAGATCCGGGTGGGTATCAATGCCAAATACAAGGAGATTGCCGAAAGGGACAACTATGTCACAGCGGAGAAAGTAAAAAACGCTTTTTGGGGTCTGGAGATGCGGCACGAGACACTGCTGACGGTCTATGCCCAACACAATGAAGATTTTGCCAAGCAGGTCGATGCAGGCTTACGAAGCCAATCCACTTACGACAAGTATTGCACGGTCTATAAGCACTTGGAAGAATTCATCAGGACACGCTACCGTCTGAGCGATATTGCCTTGCGAGAGCTTACTCCCGCATTCATCACGGACTTTGAGATTTTCCTTCGCACGGAAAAACAGTGTTGCAACAATACCGTATGGATTTACATGATGCCTTTGCGCCGAATGATTACCATTGCCCAAAATCACGGCTGGATAGTTCGAGACCCGTTCGTGGACTACAGTATCTCCGCCGAGAGTACGGAAAGGGATTATTTGACCAAGGACGAGATACGTCAAATGATGGATTTGAAGTTTCGCCGCAAGTCAATGGAGTTGGTGCGTGACCTGTATGTATTCTGCTGCTTTACCGGCTTGTCGTTTACCGATATGAAGAACCTGACCAAAGACAATGTGCAGACTTCATTTGACGGTAAGTTGTGGATTATGACCAAGCGACAGAAGACAGGCGTGGAATCCAACATTATGCTGATGGACATTCCCATGAGGATTATCGAAAAGTACGACGGTATGGCAAAGGAAAATTATCTCCTGCCCGTTCCGCAGTACATTACCGCTCGCAAGAACCTCAAAACAATCATCGGGCTTTGCGGAATAGAGAAGAACATAACGTGGCACACCAGTCGCCATACCATGGCAACGGAAATTTGTCTGACCAATGGAGTTCCCATTGAAACGCTTTCCAAGATGCTCGGGCATACCAATATCCGCACGACACAGATTTATGCTAAAATCACCCACGAGAAAGAGAGTCAGGACATGAATACCCTTTCCGACAAGTTAAGTAAGATAGAGCAATTCAGCGATATCATCATATAA